In one window of Gossypium hirsutum isolate 1008001.06 chromosome A01, Gossypium_hirsutum_v2.1, whole genome shotgun sequence DNA:
- the LOC107925523 gene encoding lysosomal Pro-X carboxypeptidase — translation MRIEANLILFFWAFSIFSCLCFSVSSINFGYRFPSSAIKAEQVKLTRKSSSTNKLYKTKYFTQILDHFNFNPKSYQKFQHRYLINDTYWGGPKQNSPIFVYTGNEGDIEWFAHNTGFMFDIAPHFQALLVFIEHRFYGKSIPFGGDKDIAYSNASTLGYLTSTQALADYATLIIDLKKNLTAVDAPVVVFGGSYGGMLASWFRLKYPHVAIGALASSAPILNFENITSPYSFNNIITQDFRSESENCYKVIKGSWKKIEDTGKQSGGLELLRKSFRICKNFIDVDALASWLETAFAYTAMTDYPTPSNFLNPMPAYPVKQMCKAIDDPKSGNDTFAKLYGAASFYYNYSGTATCFNLAYSPDPHGLDMWSWQACTEMIMPTSGSNKESIFPENQWNYSRRAAGCKAFYGVHPRPNWITTEFGGHDIYRVLKRYGSNMIFFNGLRDPWSGGGVLKNISKTIVAIVAEQGAHHVDLRFATKDDPKWLRDVRQMEINIISDWISQYYHDLAHQS, via the exons ATGAGGATAGAAGcaaatttaatcttatttttctGGGCTTTCTCTATTTTTTCTTGTTTGTGTTTTTCAGTATCTTCAATCAATTTTGGTTATAGATTTCCTTCTTCAGCCATTAAAGCAGAGCAAGTAAAGCTTACTAGAAAAAGTAGCAGTACTAATAAGCtttacaaaacaaaatatttcaCCCAAATCCTTGATCATTTCAACTTCAATCCCAAAAGTTACCAAAAATTTCAACATAGATATTTAATCAATGACACTTATTGGGGTGGCCCAAAGCAAAATTCCCCAATCTTTGTTTATACTGGAAATGAAGGAGATATTGAATGGTTTGCTCACAATACTGGATTCATGTTCGACATTGCACCACATTTTCAAGCTCTTCTTGTTTTCATTGAG CATCGATTTTATGGAAAATCGATTCCGTTCGGCGGTGATAAAGATATTGCTTACAGTAATGCTAGTACACTTGGATATTTGACATCGACGCAGGCTTTGGCGGATTACGCCACTCTAATAATTGATCTGAAAAAGAACTTGACGGCGGTTGATGCCCCCGTGGTGGTTTTCGGCGGTTCATACGGTGGAA TGCTGGCAAGTTGGTTTAGATTGAAATATCCGCATGTCGCCATTGGAGCTCTGGCATCCTCTGCTCCAATCCTCAACTTTGAGAACATAACATCTCCATATAGCTTCAACAACATCATTACTCAAGATTTCAGG agtgaAAGCGAAAATTGTTACAAAGTGATAAAGGGATCGTGGAAAAAGATCGAAGACACTGGCAAACAATCTGGGGGACTTGAGCTACTCCGAAAATCATTTCGAATTTGCAA aaattttattgatgtaGACGCTTTGGCGAGTTGGCTTGAAACAGCATTTGCTTACACTGCCATGACAGATTATCCAACTCCCTCAAACTTTTTAAATCCAATGCCCGCTTATCCAGTTAAACAg ATGTGTAAAGCGATCGATGATCCGAAGTCAGGGAATGATACGTTTGCGAAGTTGTACGGTGCAGCTAGTTTCTACTATAACTACTCTGGAACTGCCACGTGTTTCAATCTGGCTTATTCTCCTGATCCTCACGGCCTCGATATGTGGAGCTGGCAG GCATGTACCGAAATGATTATGCCAACAAGTGGAAGCAATAAGGAAAGCATATTTCCGGAAAATCAATGGAACTATTCTCGGAGAGCGGCTGGCTGCAAAGCCTTCTATGGTGTTCACCCCAGACCCAACTGGATTACTACCGAGTTCGGCGGTCAT GATATTTACAGGGTGTTGAAGAGGTATGGAAGCAATATGATCTTCTTTAATGGCTTAAGAGATCCCTGGAGCGGTGGAGG GGTTTTGAAGAACATATCCAAAACCATTGTAGCAATCGTTGCTGAACAAG GGGCTCACCATGTGGATCTAAGATTTGCAACTAAAGACGATCCGAAATGGCTTCGAGATGTACGGCAAATGGAAATCAACATCATCTCCGACTGGATTTCTCAATATTATCATGACCTTGCACATCAATCTTAA
- the LOC107925562 gene encoding B3 domain-containing protein At2g36080, producing MEPTQSYQPSMSFFSNIPSSHIEDEYEQFDDHEKEPMFEKPLTPSDVGKLNRLVIPKQHAEKHFPLGGSGGDSVVYNKGLLLSFEDESGKCWCFRYSYWNSSQSYVLTKGWSRYVKEKQLDAGDIILFQRHRLDAERLFIGWRRRGAALDGGNAELGNNSGGVRGGDNSGWSSSRGLYQGNPYPGHIQGQCHGANVPYQHDCLHAGSMAENQGPGGNPKRLLRLFGVNLECHLDDSSEPSTPDSSSVSSQGPTSTHHFYSQSYTSDYMDIGFSRDMNQMNNHRA from the exons atGGAACCAACCCAAAGCTACCAGCCTTCAATGTCTTTCTTTTCAAACATCCCTTCGTCGCACATCGAAGACGAATACGAACAATTCGACGACCATGAAAAGGAACCCATGTTTGAAAAACCCTTAACTCCCAGCGACGTCGGCAAGTTGAACCGCCTCGTTATCCCCAAACAACACGCCGAGAAACACTTTCCGTTGGGCGGCAGCGGTGGTGATTCGGTGGTCTATAACAAAGGCTTGTTGCTGAGTTTCGAGGACGAGTCAGGCAAGTGTTGGTGTTTCCGTTACTCGTATTGGAATAGTAGCCAAAGCTACGTGTTGACTAAAGGATGGAGCAGATACGTTAAAGAGAAGCAACTCGATGCAGGTGACATTATTTTATTCCAACGACATCGTCTCGATGCTGAGAGGTTGTTTATAGGTTGGAGGAGGCGCGGTGCTGCACTGGATGGCGGGAACGCCGAGTTGGGAAATAACAGCGGCGGCGTCCGCGGTGGTGACAATAGTGGGTGGAGCAGTAGTAGAGGATTGTATCAAGGGAATCCTTATCCTGGGCACATTCAAGGCCAATGCCATGGGGCTAACGTGCCATACCAACATGACTGTCTTCATGCag GAAGCATGGCTGAAAATCAAGGGCCAGGTGGGAACCCAAAGAGGCTATTGCGGTTATTTGGGGTGAACCTAGAGTGCCACCTCGATGACTCCTCCGAGCCATCCACGCCCGATAGCTCGTCGGTATCGAGTCAGGGTCCAACGTCCACCCACCACTTTTATTCTCAATCCTACACCTCTGACTACATG GATATTGGTTTCTCAAGAGATATGAACCAGATGAATAATCATAGAGCATAA